A window from Mogibacterium neglectum encodes these proteins:
- a CDS encoding acyl-CoA dehydrogenase family protein: MILDRKHALQQKLFREFAETEFTKELQDELDETGEFNWDMHRKMSRYGFMGVKIPEEYGGAGADSLTYVLMDEEFARQDAVLAIYANTSNSLGGGPLLLAGSESQKKEYLPQVASGEKILVFGLTEPGAGSDAGGTTTTAIPDGDDFIINGRKCFISGAPMADWIIIYAKTDLSQKGSRGISMFIVDMHADGVSLGAPEKKMGINGYPTSDVVFEDVRVPKANLIGPLNKGFQYAMKTLDGGRLGVAAMSVGVAQGCLDEAVKYAKERKQFGRRIADFQGVSFMIAEMQADVEAARQLTYHAATLKDQNSPQAGMACSIAKYFAAEAANRCAYKAVQIHGGYGYIKEYRVERLYRDARIMSIFEGTSQIQEVVIANNLLK; encoded by the coding sequence ATGATTTTAGATCGAAAGCATGCACTTCAGCAGAAACTGTTCCGCGAGTTTGCAGAGACAGAATTCACTAAGGAGCTTCAGGATGAACTAGATGAAACCGGCGAATTCAACTGGGATATGCACAGGAAGATGTCCCGCTACGGATTTATGGGAGTGAAGATTCCTGAGGAGTACGGCGGAGCTGGAGCTGACAGCTTGACATATGTACTCATGGACGAAGAGTTCGCTCGCCAGGATGCAGTTCTTGCAATATATGCAAATACATCAAACTCGCTCGGTGGAGGTCCTCTTCTACTAGCAGGGAGCGAGTCTCAGAAAAAGGAATATCTCCCACAGGTTGCAAGTGGTGAAAAAATCCTAGTATTCGGACTGACTGAGCCTGGTGCAGGATCAGATGCGGGTGGAACCACTACGACAGCAATTCCAGATGGCGATGACTTTATCATCAATGGTCGTAAGTGTTTCATCTCTGGTGCGCCTATGGCTGACTGGATTATCATCTATGCAAAGACAGATTTATCTCAGAAGGGTTCTCGTGGAATCTCGATGTTCATCGTAGACATGCACGCAGACGGAGTATCGCTTGGAGCACCTGAGAAGAAGATGGGAATCAATGGATATCCAACTTCTGACGTTGTATTTGAAGATGTAAGAGTGCCAAAGGCTAATCTTATTGGACCTCTCAACAAGGGATTCCAGTATGCCATGAAGACACTTGATGGAGGTAGACTCGGTGTAGCGGCTATGTCGGTAGGAGTAGCTCAGGGCTGCCTCGATGAAGCTGTAAAGTACGCTAAGGAGCGTAAGCAGTTTGGCCGCAGAATCGCGGATTTCCAGGGCGTGAGCTTCATGATCGCTGAGATGCAGGCTGATGTTGAAGCTGCAAGACAGCTTACATATCACGCAGCTACTCTCAAGGACCAAAATTCTCCTCAGGCAGGAATGGCTTGCTCTATCGCTAAGTACTTCGCTGCAGAAGCTGCAAACCGCTGTGCTTACAAGGCTGTGCAGATTCATGGTGGATATGGCTATATCAAGGAATATAGAGTAGAGAGACTTTATAGGGATGCTCGTATCATGAGTATATTTGAAGGAACTAGCCAGATTCAGGAAGTTGTAATCGCAAATAATTTGCTTAAGTAG
- a CDS encoding metal-dependent transcriptional regulator: MKIQKSSEDYLETMLMLSEQRGYIKSIDIARHLDVTKPSVSYATKRLRENGYITMDDDGLIHLTETGMSIATKIYDRHKMLSRFLNLLGIDKKTADEDACKIEHDISQATYEAICNHVNNFLAECPAMNHDEDSLE, encoded by the coding sequence ATGAAAATTCAGAAGTCTTCAGAAGATTATTTAGAGACAATGCTGATGCTTAGTGAGCAGAGAGGATATATTAAGTCCATCGATATTGCAAGACATCTCGATGTAACTAAGCCCAGCGTTTCATATGCTACCAAGAGGCTAAGAGAGAACGGCTACATTACTATGGACGATGATGGTCTAATTCACCTCACTGAGACTGGAATGTCTATTGCTACAAAAATTTACGATAGACACAAGATGTTGTCTCGTTTCTTAAATCTACTAGGTATTGATAAGAAAACTGCTGATGAGGATGCGTGTAAAATCGAGCATGATATCAGCCAAGCTACGTATGAAGCCATTTGTAACCATGTTAACAATTTCTTGGCAGAGTGCCCTGCAATGAATCACGATGAAGATTCGTTGGAATAA
- a CDS encoding Fur family transcriptional regulator codes for MIKYSKQRQAIKDQLSNRGDHPTAEILYSELKTSMPNLSIATVYRNLKQLEGMGEVSTIITDGATRYDYNVKPHAHFFCNRCGAVLDIDTDKGEIIKIVQDDFSGSIEGCDVNFYGLCPDCMAKDRA; via the coding sequence ATGATTAAGTACAGCAAACAGCGTCAAGCAATTAAAGATCAATTATCGAATAGAGGAGATCATCCTACAGCGGAGATCCTATATTCTGAGCTTAAGACTAGCATGCCTAATCTTAGTATCGCGACCGTATATAGAAATCTGAAACAGCTTGAAGGAATGGGAGAGGTTTCGACCATTATCACTGATGGGGCTACTAGGTATGATTATAATGTAAAGCCTCATGCACACTTCTTCTGTAACAGATGCGGTGCTGTTCTCGATATTGATACTGACAAAGGGGAAATCATTAAAATTGTCCAGGATGATTTTTCTGGTTCAATAGAAGGGTGCGATGTTAACTTTTATGGACTTTGCCCCGACTGCATGGCGAAGGACCGTGCATAG
- a CDS encoding CaiB/BaiF CoA transferase family protein, protein MGNRPLEGIRVVEMATFIAAPCTARFLADLGAEVIKVEPPMGDPLRYTAVNEGRPLDQKENTSYDLENAGKTCISLNTKSEEGREALEKLLATADVFICNWRQSPLKRAGLDWETLHEKYPKLVYGYVSGYGEKGPDKDLPGFDFTAFYARGGILGPLRDKNSLPMLTVQGFGDHQVAMNLAAGVLAALFKAKMTGEGDHVVVSLFHSAIWDISLMLQASQYGADSTQYPMERWKLGNPLVLCYETADGQWLQIAMPQYDRHYPILMNAMGYPELADDPRYYPQKNLIPNREEFSAWITEEFKKKTCDEWCKLLDANDLPYAIAQEWDSLLEDKQAWASDCFYEMAYSNGNKRTLVRPPVLFDQMGLPPYERGPYLGEQTKDILGELGYSAEAIDELIKSGAAIDMDPALRD, encoded by the coding sequence ATGGGAAATAGACCACTTGAGGGAATCAGAGTTGTTGAGATGGCAACATTTATCGCCGCACCTTGCACAGCCAGATTTTTAGCTGACCTGGGAGCTGAAGTAATAAAAGTAGAGCCACCTATGGGAGATCCGCTTCGTTACACTGCCGTAAACGAAGGAAGACCTTTGGATCAGAAGGAGAATACATCCTACGATCTTGAGAATGCAGGCAAGACTTGCATCTCTCTCAATACGAAATCTGAAGAGGGAAGAGAAGCCCTCGAGAAGCTCCTGGCAACAGCAGATGTATTTATCTGCAATTGGCGTCAGTCACCTCTCAAGAGAGCAGGTTTAGACTGGGAAACTCTACACGAGAAATACCCTAAGCTAGTGTACGGATACGTATCAGGATACGGAGAAAAGGGTCCGGATAAGGATCTCCCAGGATTTGACTTCACTGCATTCTATGCAAGAGGCGGTATCCTAGGACCTCTACGTGACAAGAACAGCTTGCCAATGCTAACAGTCCAGGGCTTCGGAGACCACCAGGTTGCTATGAACCTAGCAGCTGGAGTTCTCGCAGCATTATTCAAGGCTAAGATGACTGGCGAAGGAGATCACGTGGTAGTATCTCTTTTTCATAGTGCAATCTGGGATATTTCACTGATGCTACAGGCAAGTCAATACGGAGCAGACAGTACGCAGTATCCTATGGAGAGATGGAAGCTCGGAAATCCGCTTGTGCTCTGCTATGAGACTGCTGATGGACAATGGCTGCAGATAGCAATGCCTCAGTACGATAGGCACTATCCAATACTGATGAATGCAATGGGATATCCAGAGCTTGCTGATGATCCTAGATATTATCCACAGAAGAATCTAATTCCTAACCGTGAAGAGTTCTCGGCGTGGATAACCGAAGAGTTTAAGAAGAAGACTTGCGACGAGTGGTGCAAGCTACTGGATGCAAATGATTTGCCATATGCAATCGCTCAGGAATGGGATAGCCTCCTCGAAGATAAGCAAGCTTGGGCATCGGATTGCTTCTATGAGATGGCTTATAGCAACGGAAATAAGCGTACACTCGTTAGACCACCAGTTCTATTCGACCAGATGGGACTACCTCCATATGAAAGAGGCCCTTACCTTGGAGAACAGACAAAGGACATACTCGGTGAACTGGGGTATTCCGCTGAAGCTATAGATGAGTTAATAAAGAGTGGTGCTGCAATCGATATGGATCCAGCACTTAGGGACTAA
- a CDS encoding MFS transporter, which translates to MAELERKRKFPIAFWICGCTEIFERLSFYLGRSLILVFVTTAVASGGLGLANTTGAKMQADLTAYSYLAGFLGAFITDKLVGARYTTPVGMLIIAFGYFSGSIAHDAKLVYVMVFCVAFGLGLFKTGPLIGRVVRPENLNSAYSIRYSLVNVGAFFGPLVAGFLYQYTFSQAMS; encoded by the coding sequence ATGGCAGAACTTGAAAGAAAGCGCAAATTTCCAATAGCATTTTGGATTTGTGGTTGCACAGAAATCTTTGAGCGTCTATCATTTTATCTTGGTCGTTCTCTGATTCTAGTTTTTGTTACCACTGCTGTTGCATCTGGTGGTCTTGGCCTTGCAAATACAACAGGTGCAAAGATGCAAGCGGATCTAACCGCTTATTCATATCTAGCAGGTTTCCTAGGAGCATTCATCACGGATAAATTAGTCGGTGCTAGATATACAACTCCGGTTGGAATGCTCATCATAGCATTCGGATACTTCTCAGGATCTATTGCACATGATGCCAAGCTTGTATACGTTATGGTATTCTGCGTTGCATTTGGTCTAGGTCTATTTAAGACTGGCCCACTAATCGGAAGAGTTGTTCGCCCTGAGAATCTTAACTCAGCGTATTCTATCCGTTATTCACTCGTTAACGTCGGTGCATTCTTCGGACCCCTAGTTGCTGGATTCCTATATCAATATACCTTTAGTCAGGCGATGTCCTAG
- a CDS encoding MFS transporter, which yields MLLGCIWFTVGMLLKGKDYGKKPFKMYKTEEELKREAEEKAAAKTHQKMTLLEKKRVSAIVLVSAFQIIFWMFWYLAYLPIYYHWAENMNWKVGGFTVPVTWFDSLNALFCVISGPLTALLWQKLAARPQGDISIFKKLGLGLAFLGIGYIYYAVIDIVRGDSKPTVLLLVIFFVFLTLGEMFFSPFGSAFIGQYSPSRLLAIMSAVWGLGIFAAAKLYGNLYAFAFSGKFAFSKACITIAAIAFVSTVILFAIDGKLMSLVKDKDEA from the coding sequence ATGCTTCTTGGTTGCATCTGGTTCACGGTTGGAATGCTACTAAAGGGTAAGGATTACGGCAAGAAACCATTTAAGATGTATAAGACCGAAGAAGAACTTAAAAGAGAAGCTGAAGAAAAAGCGGCTGCAAAGACACATCAGAAGATGACTCTTCTCGAGAAAAAGCGTGTATCTGCGATTGTGTTAGTATCAGCTTTCCAGATTATATTCTGGATGTTCTGGTATCTAGCTTATCTACCAATCTACTACCACTGGGCAGAGAACATGAACTGGAAGGTTGGTGGGTTTACAGTTCCTGTAACTTGGTTTGACTCACTAAATGCTCTGTTCTGCGTAATTTCTGGACCGCTCACTGCACTTCTATGGCAGAAGCTAGCAGCCCGCCCACAGGGTGATATCAGCATATTCAAGAAGCTTGGTCTTGGATTGGCATTCCTAGGTATCGGATATATCTACTATGCAGTGATAGACATCGTCCGTGGAGATAGCAAACCTACAGTACTTCTACTTGTTATATTCTTTGTATTCCTAACACTAGGAGAGATGTTCTTCTCACCTTTTGGAAGTGCATTTATCGGACAATATTCACCAAGTCGACTTCTTGCTATCATGTCAGCCGTATGGGGTCTCGGTATATTTGCTGCTGCTAAACTATATGGAAATCTATATGCATTTGCATTCAGCGGGAAATTTGCATTTTCCAAAGCTTGTATAACAATTGCAGCGATTGCATTTGTGAGCACCGTTATACTGTTTGCTATCGATGGTAAGTTAATGTCGCTAGTTAAGGATAAAGATGAAGCATAA
- a CDS encoding 2-hydroxyacyl-CoA dehydratase subunit D, translating to MTYSSIKEFHEIASSPRKQMDKYLTEGKKIVLTVPYYTPDEIVHSMGLVPMGTWGADMELNRSKEYFPAFMCSIVQSILELGIDGKFKGASAIIIPSLCDTLKTMGENWKYAVPDIKFIPMTYPQNRKPAYGVAYTRAGYERVIKDLEECTGATFSMDRLTESNKLYNEHNEAMRRVDELLARHAEVTVQERSDIFASANYMLVEEHTALVNKLIAELEASDESVGNYPVVVSGILTDMTGLSEAFDEIGIHIVADDVCAHSRQYRTDVPDGDDPLQALAVKFANTDNCSVLFNVEKPRIQWIIDIAKKRGAKGVVVVMTKFCDPEEFDFVCIKEACEKADLPLALVEVDRQMKQFEQVKTNLETFRDMLMF from the coding sequence ATGACATACAGTTCAATTAAAGAGTTTCATGAGATAGCATCATCTCCTCGCAAGCAGATGGATAAATACCTTACAGAAGGCAAGAAAATTGTGCTTACGGTTCCTTACTACACACCCGATGAAATTGTGCACTCGATGGGGCTTGTTCCAATGGGAACTTGGGGAGCCGACATGGAGCTTAACAGGTCGAAGGAATACTTTCCTGCATTCATGTGCTCTATCGTACAATCAATCCTAGAACTAGGAATAGATGGAAAGTTCAAGGGTGCGAGTGCAATCATAATCCCATCTCTCTGTGACACGCTTAAGACCATGGGTGAGAACTGGAAGTATGCAGTCCCTGACATCAAGTTTATCCCTATGACTTATCCGCAGAATAGAAAGCCTGCATATGGAGTAGCATATACGAGAGCTGGATACGAAAGAGTTATTAAGGATCTCGAGGAATGTACTGGCGCGACGTTCTCGATGGATAGGCTAACTGAATCGAATAAGCTTTATAACGAACACAACGAAGCGATGAGACGTGTGGATGAACTACTTGCAAGGCACGCAGAAGTGACGGTGCAGGAGAGAAGCGACATATTTGCAAGCGCTAACTATATGCTTGTAGAGGAACATACAGCTCTTGTAAATAAACTTATCGCCGAGCTTGAGGCTTCCGATGAGAGCGTAGGTAATTATCCAGTAGTTGTATCTGGGATTCTTACCGACATGACAGGATTAAGTGAAGCTTTCGATGAGATAGGAATTCATATCGTAGCAGATGATGTCTGTGCACATTCAAGGCAGTATAGAACTGATGTGCCAGATGGAGATGATCCATTACAGGCTCTCGCTGTTAAGTTCGCAAACACTGACAATTGCTCAGTTCTCTTCAACGTAGAAAAGCCAAGAATTCAGTGGATTATAGATATAGCGAAGAAGAGAGGCGCAAAGGGAGTTGTCGTTGTAATGACAAAGTTCTGCGATCCTGAGGAATTCGACTTCGTATGTATTAAGGAAGCATGTGAGAAGGCTGATCTACCTCTTGCTCTAGTTGAAGTAGACAGGCAGATGAAGCAGTTCGAGCAGGTTAAGACTAATCTCGAAACATTCCGTGACATGTTAATGTTTTAA
- a CDS encoding 2-hydroxyacyl-CoA dehydratase subunit D — MAEEIKKPKKPIDPNSAKFKLGKIAGDAFASAIEAKKKGVPVAWVSSNFPVEIPETLGIATAYPENQAAGIAARGAGERMCNVAEADGYSNDICAYARVSLAYAKLKECPEQDVAMPDVLLCCNNICNCMIKWYENLARNLNIPMIILDIPFNPDYEVSDAEVEYVSAQFWDAVHKLEKLFNLKWDDEKFKQVTGFSCRASRAWLDATAQAKYVPSPFNGFDLLNHMAVMVTARGKEEAGEAMETLLKEYKENHLNGTSTFRAEEKYRIMFEGIACWPYLRATSHGLKDRGINMVTTIYADAFGFDYHSFEEMIKAYCSVPNAINLEKSRDKRIKLCKDNHVEGLLVHTNRSCKLWSGFMYEMSRQIGEACDIPVTSFDGDQADPRNFSEAQYDTRVQGLMEIMESNKAEKGDK; from the coding sequence ATGGCAGAGGAAATCAAAAAGCCTAAGAAGCCTATTGATCCTAATTCAGCAAAATTCAAGCTTGGTAAAATTGCTGGAGATGCGTTCGCAAGTGCAATTGAGGCTAAAAAGAAAGGCGTTCCAGTTGCATGGGTTTCGAGCAACTTTCCGGTAGAGATCCCAGAGACGTTAGGCATTGCTACTGCTTATCCTGAAAATCAGGCTGCAGGAATTGCTGCTCGAGGTGCAGGAGAGAGAATGTGCAACGTCGCTGAGGCAGATGGTTACTCAAATGATATATGCGCATATGCTAGGGTGAGCCTTGCATATGCAAAGCTAAAAGAATGTCCAGAACAGGATGTGGCGATGCCAGATGTGCTTTTATGCTGCAATAACATCTGCAACTGCATGATTAAGTGGTACGAGAATTTAGCAAGAAATTTAAACATCCCAATGATTATCCTCGACATACCGTTTAACCCAGATTACGAAGTGTCTGATGCTGAAGTTGAATATGTATCCGCTCAGTTCTGGGATGCAGTTCACAAACTTGAAAAACTTTTTAATCTAAAATGGGACGATGAAAAGTTCAAACAAGTTACCGGATTTAGCTGCAGGGCGAGCAGAGCATGGCTTGATGCAACAGCACAGGCAAAATACGTGCCTTCTCCATTCAATGGATTCGACCTTCTGAACCATATGGCTGTAATGGTTACGGCAAGAGGTAAGGAAGAAGCAGGCGAAGCGATGGAGACACTGCTCAAGGAGTATAAGGAAAATCACCTAAATGGAACAAGTACATTTAGGGCAGAAGAGAAATACAGAATCATGTTCGAGGGAATCGCGTGCTGGCCATATTTGAGGGCAACATCACATGGCCTCAAGGATCGAGGCATCAACATGGTAACTACGATATATGCGGATGCTTTTGGGTTTGACTATCACTCGTTTGAAGAGATGATTAAGGCCTATTGTAGCGTACCAAATGCCATAAACCTCGAGAAGTCGCGAGATAAGAGAATTAAGCTTTGCAAGGACAATCACGTTGAAGGTTTGCTTGTACACACCAACCGTTCATGCAAGCTGTGGAGCGGATTCATGTACGAGATGAGCAGACAGATTGGAGAGGCTTGCGATATACCAGTTACAAGCTTTGATGGAGATCAAGCAGACCCAAGGAACTTCTCTGAGGCACAATATGACACGAGAGTGCAGGGCCTTATGGAAATTATGGAGTCAAACAAAGCTGAGAAAGGAGATAAGTAG
- a CDS encoding NADH peroxidase — MAKYVCQVCGYVHEGDQAPEKCPVCGVPAEKFKKQEGEMSWAAEHVVGVAQGSSEDIMADLRANFEGECSEVGMYLAMARVAHREGYPEVGLYYEKAAYEEAEHAAKFAELLGEVLTDSTKKNLQLRVDAENGATAGKFDLAKRAKAANLDAIHDTVHEMARDEARHGKAFAGLLKRYFG, encoded by the coding sequence ATGGCTAAATATGTATGCCAGGTATGTGGTTACGTTCATGAGGGAGATCAGGCACCAGAGAAGTGCCCAGTTTGCGGAGTTCCTGCAGAGAAGTTCAAGAAGCAGGAAGGCGAGATGTCTTGGGCAGCAGAGCATGTTGTAGGTGTTGCACAGGGTTCTAGTGAAGACATCATGGCTGATCTAAGAGCAAACTTTGAGGGTGAGTGCAGTGAGGTAGGTATGTATCTTGCAATGGCTAGAGTTGCTCACAGAGAAGGATATCCTGAGGTTGGACTATATTACGAGAAGGCTGCTTACGAAGAGGCAGAGCATGCTGCTAAGTTCGCTGAACTTCTAGGAGAGGTACTAACTGACAGCACAAAGAAGAATCTACAGCTAAGAGTCGATGCTGAGAATGGTGCAACTGCTGGGAAGTTTGACTTAGCTAAAAGAGCTAAGGCTGCTAACCTCGATGCAATTCATGATACAGTTCATGAGATGGCTAGAGATGAGGCTAGACACGGAAAGGCATTCGCTGGTCTTCTAAAGAGGTACTTCGGCTAA
- a CDS encoding acyl-CoA dehydratase activase, whose product MFTLGLDIGSTTSKSVVLEDGKRIVAKALRVGGLGTSGPEEVIAEIMKLSGLKESDISCSVVTGYGRNKYQGCDLEVSELTCHALGSQIIFPEVRTVIDIGGQDAKVICLNDSGRMTNFVMNDKCAAGTGRFLDVMANILRADISELEVLASKADSPATISSTCTVFAESEVISQLANGESRENVIAGICNSVASRVSSLARRAGVKEKVCMSGGVAKNSAVRDAMSRALEVQIEYDPLAQYFGAIGAAVYAFKSKEKIKNSFTAL is encoded by the coding sequence ATGTTTACCCTTGGACTAGACATAGGATCAACTACATCGAAGAGCGTGGTACTCGAAGATGGAAAAAGGATTGTCGCAAAGGCTCTAAGAGTTGGAGGTCTTGGTACATCTGGTCCAGAGGAAGTCATAGCGGAGATTATGAAGCTCTCAGGACTTAAAGAATCTGATATTTCATGTAGCGTTGTTACTGGGTACGGCAGAAATAAATATCAAGGATGTGATTTAGAAGTAAGCGAACTAACATGCCATGCGCTAGGAAGTCAAATTATTTTTCCAGAAGTGAGAACTGTAATAGATATAGGCGGTCAGGACGCAAAAGTAATCTGCTTGAATGATTCAGGAAGAATGACGAACTTTGTGATGAATGACAAGTGTGCAGCTGGCACAGGTAGATTTTTAGATGTAATGGCAAACATACTAAGAGCAGACATATCTGAACTAGAGGTGCTGGCATCAAAAGCAGATAGCCCGGCTACTATCTCAAGCACCTGTACAGTCTTTGCAGAGTCTGAAGTGATCAGTCAGCTCGCAAATGGTGAGAGCAGAGAGAATGTAATTGCCGGAATCTGTAACAGCGTAGCATCAAGGGTTAGCTCGCTTGCGCGTAGAGCTGGTGTAAAGGAGAAGGTATGCATGTCAGGTGGCGTTGCAAAAAACAGTGCTGTGAGGGATGCGATGAGTAGGGCTCTCGAAGTTCAGATAGAGTATGATCCACTCGCGCAGTATTTTGGAGCAATTGGTGCAGCTGTATATGCTTTTAAAAGTAAGGAAAAGATAAAAAATAGCTTTACTGCTCTATAG
- a CDS encoding DUF2130 domain-containing protein yields MQQIKCPKCGEAFQIDEAGYAAIVKQVRDREFNNEIKRAEEQYKDDKAAAVNLAKAETEKRVQELIADKEQEIIKLRASINAYNKEKALAINEAVQQKESEYRKLVDKKDEEYRKLVASKDEELSMKKEQLQRLSGDLKVSEKQAELNIQVLKDEYETKLKMKDEQIDYYKDLKTRQSTKMVGETLEQHCEIEFNKLRSTAFQNAYFEKDNDARSGSKGDYIFREKDDAGLEVVSIMFEMKNEMDTTATKHKNEDFFKELDKDRNEKKCEYAVLVSMLESDNEYYNQGIVDVSHRYEKMYVIRPQFFISMISLLRNMGYNSLKYKQELETMKAQDVDITHFEEDMEKFKSAFARNYDLASRKFQEAIDEIDKSISHLEKIKKALTSSENNLRLANNKAEDLTIKKLTKNNPTMQEMFKSLERSK; encoded by the coding sequence ATGCAGCAGATAAAATGCCCTAAGTGTGGCGAAGCCTTTCAAATTGATGAAGCCGGCTATGCAGCCATAGTTAAACAGGTCAGAGATAGGGAATTCAATAATGAGATAAAGCGTGCTGAGGAACAGTATAAAGACGACAAAGCTGCGGCCGTAAATCTTGCTAAGGCCGAGACTGAAAAGAGAGTCCAGGAGCTTATCGCAGACAAAGAGCAGGAGATAATAAAACTTCGTGCTAGTATCAATGCTTATAATAAAGAGAAAGCATTGGCAATTAATGAAGCAGTACAGCAGAAGGAATCGGAGTATAGGAAATTAGTCGATAAAAAAGACGAAGAGTACCGTAAGCTTGTTGCATCGAAGGATGAAGAACTTTCAATGAAGAAGGAACAGCTTCAAAGGCTCTCTGGTGATCTAAAGGTTAGCGAAAAGCAGGCTGAACTGAACATACAGGTGCTTAAGGATGAGTATGAGACCAAGCTTAAGATGAAGGATGAGCAAATTGATTATTACAAGGATCTTAAGACCCGCCAGTCTACCAAAATGGTAGGAGAGACCCTGGAGCAACACTGTGAGATAGAATTTAACAAGCTTAGATCAACTGCATTTCAGAATGCTTATTTTGAAAAAGACAATGATGCTAGGAGTGGAAGCAAGGGCGACTATATCTTTAGGGAAAAGGATGATGCTGGATTAGAGGTTGTGTCTATCATGTTCGAAATGAAGAATGAGATGGATACCACAGCGACGAAGCATAAGAATGAAGATTTTTTCAAGGAGCTCGATAAGGATAGAAACGAAAAAAAGTGCGAATACGCAGTGCTCGTTTCGATGTTAGAATCAGATAACGAGTATTATAATCAAGGAATTGTAGATGTATCGCATAGATACGAGAAAATGTATGTGATAAGACCTCAGTTTTTCATCTCGATGATATCTCTGCTTCGCAATATGGGGTATAACTCTCTTAAGTATAAGCAGGAACTGGAGACGATGAAGGCGCAGGATGTTGATATCACACATTTTGAGGAGGACATGGAGAAATTCAAGAGTGCTTTTGCAAGAAATTACGATTTAGCATCTAGAAAGTTCCAGGAAGCTATAGATGAGATAGATAAATCGATTAGTCATCTTGAAAAGATCAAGAAGGCTTTAACTTCTTCAGAAAATAACTTGAGACTAGCGAATAATAAAGCTGAGGATTTGACGATAAAAAAACTTACCAAAAACAACCCAACGATGCAAGAGATGTTCAAATCGCTTGAAAGGAGTAAATAA
- a CDS encoding NAD(P)-dependent oxidoreductase, whose product MKITAYEVRPDEEPVIRNLCDKYGIDVIITRANLDETTVNLAEGSDGITTLGQSTYSNEVLDELKKMGVKVLASRCVGYNHMNVEYAKKLGFKLCNGTYAPNGVAEYSVMAILMCMRHQKKALYNTNDNDFTLKGKMGRELRSLTVGVLGAGKIGKTVIKILSGFGCKILAYDVVQDDEVKEYATYVDMDTIYKECDVITIHMPLLPATTGMIDRDAVAKMKDGVIIVNNARGELLDVDAIIEGIESEKIGALFCDAFPGETGIIHIPHNTDIIRTEGMPYFKLKYLRSFVNVYHTPHMAFFTEEAAESMAACGVDSIYEVLTEGKSSHEIPC is encoded by the coding sequence ATGAAAATTACTGCATATGAAGTTAGACCTGATGAAGAGCCTGTCATCAGAAATCTATGTGACAAGTACGGTATAGACGTTATTATTACGAGAGCTAATCTCGATGAAACTACGGTTAACCTTGCTGAAGGAAGTGATGGAATCACTACTCTAGGGCAGAGCACATATTCTAACGAGGTGCTTGATGAACTAAAGAAGATGGGAGTTAAGGTACTCGCATCACGCTGCGTTGGCTACAATCACATGAATGTTGAGTATGCTAAGAAGCTTGGCTTTAAGCTCTGTAATGGTACATATGCACCTAATGGAGTTGCTGAATACTCAGTAATGGCGATTCTGATGTGCATGCGTCACCAGAAGAAGGCACTGTATAACACAAATGACAACGACTTTACTCTCAAGGGCAAGATGGGCAGAGAGCTTAGATCCCTCACAGTTGGCGTACTCGGTGCAGGAAAGATTGGTAAAACCGTAATCAAGATTCTTAGCGGATTTGGCTGTAAGATACTAGCTTACGATGTGGTTCAGGACGATGAGGTTAAGGAATACGCAACCTACGTTGATATGGATACCATATACAAGGAATGCGATGTAATTACAATCCATATGCCACTACTACCAGCTACAACTGGCATGATTGATAGAGATGCAGTGGCAAAGATGAAGGATGGAGTGATTATCGTCAATAACGCGAGAGGTGAACTGCTCGATGTAGATGCTATTATCGAGGGCATTGAGAGTGAAAAAATCGGCGCGCTCTTCTGTGATGCATTTCCAGGAGAGACTGGTATTATTCATATTCCACACAACACAGACATTATCAGAACTGAAGGAATGCCTTACTTTAAGCTCAAATATCTGCGTTCATTCGTAAACGTATATCACACACCACACATGGCATTTTTCACTGAAGAAGCAGCTGAATCTATGGCAGCATGTGGAGTTGACAGCATCTATGAGGTTTTGACAGAAGGCAAGTCATCTCATGAGATACCATGCTAA